ATTCCTGACGTCGCAGGGCGTCGAGGAACTCTCTTCTTACCGTCGCGATGACGGCGCGTTGCTGGTCGTCGTAACGCCGCTGGGCGCCGCGGAAGCTGGCCGCGCTCCGCTGAAGTTCCGCGAACCGCCGACCTCCATCGAGGATCGTCAGGCTGAGACCCAGCCCCTGATTCGCGGACTGGTTGGTAAAGGTGAGACGCTCCGGCAGTCGTGCCGCCGGTCCTTCCTCGGCTTCGAAGGTGGATCTGGTGGAACTCGAACGACCCAGCCCCAGGTTCACGCCCGCCCGCGGAAGAAACGCCCCCCAGGCCGCCAGCCGGTCGGCGCTCGCCCTGTCCGCCGCGGCAAGGGACGTTCGCAGCACAGGGCTTTCGCTCATGGCGAATCGGACCGCTCTCTCGATGTCGAGGGTGTCCGGGAGCGTCGGTCCCTGCGCGACCACCGGCCATCCGGCCGCAAGTCCCCCCGTGGCCAGCAAGACCGTTACGAGAAGCCGCAGCATGGGCCAGGTCACGGCCGGCCTCACCGCGAACCGTCCGTTGAGCCGCTTGTCGCGCCGTCCGGGGCGGGTTCCGTCGGCGTCGCTAGGTCGCCGTGGTTCTCGATGCGCACCTGGGCATCGTGCGTGAGCGTGGCGTGACCGTCGACGAGCACGACTTCGCCGCCCGCGGGCACGAAGGTGTCGTCTCCGTCCGGGCTGGGGATGATCTCGACCTGGGTGTCGTTCTCGAGGCCGAGCGTCACATACTCCCACTGTGCGCGCCCGGTCTCCGAACCCGGGGACCCCGGCTCGAACACGAACACGACCTGCCGCCGGCTCCGCTCGACGACCGCTTCCTTCGGCACGAACGTGCGGTCCGCGAGCTGCCGGCCGGCGATCCGCACGTTCCCCGGCATGCCCGGCACGATTCGAGCCTCGGGATTCGACAGCCGCACGGTGACCCGCGCCGTCTGCGTCTCGGGATCGACCAGCGGGTTCACGCTCACGACGCGCCCCTCGAAGATCTCTCCCCGGAGCGCGGGGAAGGTCGCCGTCGCCTGCCGCCCCACCTCCACGAGGGGCAGTTCCGAATGCAGGACCCCGGCGTCGATGTCGATCTCGGAAAGATCGACGATGGTCGCGATCGAATCGCCCGCCCGGACGCGGCTCCCGTGCGCCACAGCGAGGTTCGCCACCCGGCCGGCGAAGGGCGCGACGATCCGGGTCTTCTCCAGTTCGTAACGCGCTTCCGCGAGTTGCGCCTCCTGGTCGGGGAGGCCGACCCGGATCCGGGCCTGCTCGGCACGGGCCAAGCGGATCGAATCCGGCAACTCCTCATCAAAGAGCACGCGGTCCAGATACTCCGCCTCGGCGCGCGCCACCGAGGCTTCCACCCGCTGCTCCCGGATCTCGTAGAGGGTGGGGTCGATCCGTGCCAGCAGTTGGCCGGCCCGCACTTGTGTCCCCTCCTGCACCGGCACCGCGGTCACCGGCCCTTGGACCTCAGCATGGAGTGGGGCTTGGCGTAGAGACGCGGCCCGTCCGCTCGCCGTGACCCAGAGGACGAAGGTGTCGCGCTGGATGACGGCGCCCTCGACAGGGAGGAAGATGTCCGTGGCGAAGGCTGCCGCCGACGCCGTCCCGCGCACCGCCTCGGCCACGGAGTCCGCCGCGGCATCGCCGAAGCTCTGCGGTTCGTCCGTCTCGTCTTCGTTCAGCCGCATGAAGATGCCGGTGACGGCCGCGCCCGCGACGAGCAGGACGATCAACGTAACCCAATGACGTGCCTTCATAAGCCTCGCACCGCTGTGTTCCGTTCGCGTAGTCGACCAATCCGAGTGGTCGCGGCAAGCTCAATCTATCGCAGGGCTGTCAACCGGCTATCAACGGTCAGAGATCGACGCTTTGACACGGGAACCGGCCCCGACCGTTGTACGGCCCCGCGGACGGACAAGCTTGCCCCGCGAAGGAGAGCCTAGGCGAGCGAGGACGCCCGGTCAACTAATTCACTAGTAGGATTCGAGGGCGTCGATCTCTTTTCCGTATCGTGCACGAGGGCTCGCGATGCGTCAAAGCGATGCTGCACAGCTTCGGGGCGCCGTTCGGTCAGTGAGTGCTGGGTCGCGCTCTCCGGTTGTGTCACTGTCCGACATCCGAGAGTGGGGA
This genomic stretch from Candidatus Palauibacter scopulicola harbors:
- a CDS encoding efflux RND transporter periplasmic adaptor subunit; this translates as MKARHWVTLIVLLVAGAAVTGIFMRLNEDETDEPQSFGDAAADSVAEAVRGTASAAAFATDIFLPVEGAVIQRDTFVLWVTASGRAASLRQAPLHAEVQGPVTAVPVQEGTQVRAGQLLARIDPTLYEIREQRVEASVARAEAEYLDRVLFDEELPDSIRLARAEQARIRVGLPDQEAQLAEARYELEKTRIVAPFAGRVANLAVAHGSRVRAGDSIATIVDLSEIDIDAGVLHSELPLVEVGRQATATFPALRGEIFEGRVVSVNPLVDPETQTARVTVRLSNPEARIVPGMPGNVRIAGRQLADRTFVPKEAVVERSRRQVVFVFEPGSPGSETGRAQWEYVTLGLENDTQVEIIPSPDGDDTFVPAGGEVVLVDGHATLTHDAQVRIENHGDLATPTEPAPDGATSGSTDGSR